The Gossypium hirsutum isolate 1008001.06 chromosome A13, Gossypium_hirsutum_v2.1, whole genome shotgun sequence nucleotide sequence agtaaacattttttaaaataaaattttatttgaattttttatttttggtaacaTGATAGCTGAAGTGAAGTGCCACATCAATGAAATAACGGTCAAAGATGGTCAAAagattttttatatgaaattctTCAATTTGAGGgctcaattaattaaaaaaaaactataagggGCTTAATTGATTTGCTTGGAATAATTTGAGGGCTATTTGAACCTTTTACCTAAAATAAACATTTCCTCTACTAATTTTACATACTGTTGTGTTGTTCAGCAATTATTTCTGGCCAATATTTTACTTACGCTATTAGCTTTAatgcttttctttatttttttggctCTACAATTTTACTGTCTGAATATTTGTCAAGTAAAGACCCGTCCAGGGCGTCCACCCCTCGACGCTCCAGCCCCTTCTCTTTCGCTCTCTCTTACTCTCACTCGGCTACCGCTTTCTCCGTTTAAATAAACTCGTAACAGATTTTCCATTATTCAACGAATTCCTTGCGCTTCTTTAAACAGTATGTTTCACAATCACCCTTTTTCCTTTCACTTGCTTTATTAAGTTTATGCGTATCTCTAGATTTTATGCGTCTCAATCTTCATTTTCACTCATCTCAAATGTAGTTTTCAATACGTTTATGCTTTGGAGATTTGAATCAAcggttttaaagtttttaaaggaagATTCTAATTTGTCTGGAATGATTCAACGAAACTCTACCTAACCAGTGTGAAAAATTAAAGATGAAGGCAATTTTATGTCCCTCCTCCCCCCCTTTGGTCCGTCTTATGCTTTGATGTTGTTTGATTTTGATCTGGGAATAATTGGTAATCGTTGTGTGTGAATTGCATTATTATGCTTGTGAAATCTTCCAAGTTTCTATTGCTGACAGGAATGTCTTTTTACGAGTAATCCATTCTATTTCTATCCTTTATCTGCAGACTGGCTAAGTCAAATAGCTAGGTCAGCtattgaacttttttttatctattgaTAAAGTTGGAATTATTTGATAATGGCTTCAAGAGTGATCTTGCGAAGGAGGAGCTACATTTTCAATTCCCCAACTCGACTTACTTCCCTGATTTGGGGCTTTTCTAGTTTTGGGCATAGACCATCATTTACATCCGAGGATTCACAAGGATCACCCTATGTTGCAAGCCATCCCTATCCAAGTTCTGATTTTAAGAAAGTCGTTTTACCTTCAGTTCTAAAAAATGAGCTATCATATTTTCTAGCAGCACAATATCATAGGAGTAACTCATCCGGAATCTCAAACTCGGGTTTTCTAGTGGGAAATTTGGAATTTAAGTTTCCACTGGGAGTCCGATGGTTTTCACAATCTGCGCGTTCTGCTTTGACTTCCACCGCCGGTAAACCTGAACTAGGTGGTTCTAGTGATGGAAAAGAACAACAGGCTTCTAAGAAGGTGAAGGAGGCTTCACCCGAGGAATGCGATCAAGCAGTTGAAGGCCTGAGTACAGTGAAAGCCAAAGCCAAAGCTAAGCAGGTACAGGACTCCACCAAAAGTGGACAATCGTTAATCAAGAAACTATGGGCAATGATTCTTGGCATTGGACCTGCCTTGAGAGCTGTTGCTTCTATGAACAGGTTTAAACTTCTCTAGTTTGTTTGTAGTTGAACTGATGTAATTGCTCtgatacttattattttataactttctgCAGAGAAGACTGGGCAAAGAAGCTTCGCCATTGGAAGGATGAATTTAAATCTACAATGCAACACTATTGGTTGGGTACAAAGTTACTTTGGGCTGATATTAGGATAAGCTCAAGGTTGTTGGTAAAACTTGCAAGCGGGAAGGGTCTTTCTAGAAGGGAAAGGCAACAGCTTACTAGAACGACAGCTGATATTTTTAGGCTAGTTCCTTTTGCCGTCTTCATCATAGTTCCATTTATGGAGTTCTTGCTACCAGTATTTTTGAAACTATTTCCCAACATGTTACCTTCAACCTTCCAGGACAAGATGAAAGAACAGGTAATTGCCTTAGGTTTTCCCATTACTGAAGAATTTCTCTTGTTGTACTATCTTTCTTATTTGTAGTACCCATGGCTTAAGAATTAGCCAATTTATGCTAATCTAGTATTTCGATCATTCTGATTGTTTATACTAGGAAGGAATGTTATCTATTTCTATGGCTGTCTGCCTTTTATAATAGTACTTTTTGAAATTTCTAAACAACAATCCACTGAACTTGATTTTATTACACATAATTTAAGATTGTGGTATCAGTTGAAATGCTTAACCTGCAGGAAGCATTGAAAAGACGGCTGAATGCTAGGATAGAATATGCAAAGTTTCTTCAAGATACGGTGAAAGAAATGGCAAAAGAAATCCAAAACTCACGGAGTGGAGATGTTAAAAAGACGGCAGAAGATCTTGCTGAGTTTATGAACAAGGTACTTTTgctctttttaagtttttttccTGGCACAAATTCCTTTTAAGAGaaaatattaatatgtgattCATTCCGGTATATGAACAGGTTAGAACTGGTGCAGGTGTATCCAATGATGAAATTTTAGGCTTTGCCAAGTTGTTTAATGATGAACTTACTTTAGACAATATTAGCAGGTTGGTACTTCATTTGGCATTGCCTTATTGTGGAATTATCCCACACTTCATCTCTTCATTGGATGTGTGTGCTTGTTCATTTCTTCTTAATagatggaaaaagaaaagaggtataGTTATGTCCTTCAGCTTATTACACTATTTGATGATGCTAGCTGATTCCTTTGTTGGTTACAGGCCTCGTTTAGTGAATATGTGCAAATATATGGGTATCAGTCCATATGGTACAGATGCATATTTACGATATATGCTTCGGAAAAGACTGCAAGAGTAAGACTGCCTTTTCTTTTGGGGATGTTTACATGATGCTTAGCTGACACAGTTTGAGCTTAAGCATCTTTTGTCCTGATCATTATTGCTTTATAAAAAACTAATGGTTGTTTTAGGAATCATGAATATGTCATGAACGAGGTGAAAAAAATTACGCAATTCTGTTTTGGgtgatttattgaaattttgcattgttaaattttgtatgtgtttatAGAATCAAGAATGATGATAAGATGATTCAAGCTGAGGGTGTGGAGTCTCTTTCAGAAGCGGAGCTTCGACAAGCTTGCAGAGAGCGGGGGTTACTTGGATTACTTTCGGTGGAGGAGATGAGGCAACAGGTACTGAAAATTTTGTTGCTTCAGGCAAAAGTTTATCCAATATTTTTCGAGCCTATCACAAAATGTAATTGATTTGGATTAGTACGAGAAGGTTCAAACAGAAGAATAACAATTTGGTTTTGCTTCTTTCCCAAATAGTTAACAGCAGTAGGATTTTATGGCATGCCTACATGCATGATTACATGCAttcatttatcaaattttgataactTAGTGGGATTGTATTTTGAGTAAAATATGTGCTTGGGAACCTCAATTCCTTTTTTCTACCTTGATTGACTAATGAGTGGTACTTATAGGATTTagtgtaataataatattatttcccTTGACAGTTGTGTGACTGGCTGGATTTATCTCTCAATCATTCCGTTCCCTCTTCTCTATTGATTCTGTCTAGGTAAGTCTGCATGTTcacttttgtatttttatttgacCTATGACTGCATTCAAAAATCTATTTCCTTGTTTTTCTCTGTAGAGCGTTCACCGTGTCTGGAAAAGTCAGACCAGAGGAGGCTGTTCAAGCTACACTCTCCTCTCTTCCGGATGAGGTCGTGGATACTGTTGGAGTTACAGCTTTACCATCTGAAGATTCTGTTTCAGAAAGGAGGAGAAAGTTGGAATTCCTTGAAATGCAGGAAGAACTTATCAAGGTTTATTGCGTTAATGCTTTGCATGACGTTGCAGTCTCTTAAAAGAGAGGGAAATAATTATTTGTTccatattcaatttcttttttcgctaGGCCTTGAGATTTTTTGTCCTGTTATTTGATTCCATTCTTTGCTCTCTTACATGATATTGGAAAACAAGAAAAAACAAACGTTTTGTCTTAACTGAATTATCATTTTATCAAGGTTTAGTTCACGTTATATAGGTTGATGCCAATGTGGGTTACAATGAAAAGGAGACATGTAAATCTCAAGGGTTTATTCCCATAAACCTAACTTTTGCATTGGGATTGCAGTGCTTAATTCCATGTTTTGAAGCGCACTAGTTGATTTTGTTTTTCTGTAGACATTTACATCTGTGAGTGTAATTTTATACCATTTGATTGTTAGATCTGTAGATTGGAGTTTTGTTGCATCCTATTGTTGTTTGTAACTGGATAAACAAATGTGTAGGaggaagaagaggaggaggaagagGAACAAGCCAAGTTGAAAGAATCTATTAGCAAACAAAAGGATGTGGCTTTGGAAGAGCTGGCTGTTTCCACAGCAAAAGAAGCGCAAGAATTAGCAAAAGCAAAAACATTGGAAAAACATGAGCAGCTATGTGAGCTTAGCCGAGCATTAGCTGTTTTAGCTTCTGCATCCGTAAGGACCAACGTTATTAATACCTTCTATGTGTATCTTATATTTGATGTTTCGTACTCTGATTCTAGACATTTTGCTACTATTTTCAGTCGGTCAGCTGGGAGCGTGAAGAGTTCTTGAGACTTGTCAAGAAAGAGGTATTTAAAGCAAAATAGTTCTGGAAAGTATACTGGTTATTGTTTCTTCAAGTTTTCATTCCATTTATCAGGGGACATGATACTGTGTTCTTTCCCTAGTTTAATTTTATTCATGTGCATTATTAGTCAAGGTTGTTGATAGGTGATCTTTGTGAATTGTTATCAGATTattaatcacacatgcacatttTGTAAATGCTGATCAAGGTTGCATAGGTTCAGAGGCATTAAGGTCTGTGCCCTGAAATAAGCCAAGCCAACCTGAGATTTTTGGGTTGGCTAACTTTAACAAGCTCAAAGCTTGCCAAACCCGAAGAGCTTTATGAGTAAGTAGAGTAAATGGAGTGGAAAGAGAGAAGAGGGAGAGAAATCCAATTCATCTTGAGCACCTTAAGGGTAGACTAGCTGTGAACAGAAATGTTATTTTTTTCCCTGCTTGTATTGCCAAGTGGAACTCCTGGTGAGACAATTGAAGAAAGCACCATTTCTTCGAAATAATGCCTTAGCTCCTCTAGGCCTTTTAATCTTTCTACTTATCTGACATGCAAATAATGTGATTGTTGAGAGGACGGTGAAAACTGATAATCCAGTGTCCGCTTATGTCAACTCCCACCCCCTCCCCCCACATTCCGTACCTTATTGATAATCCACTTTCAGATAgacttaaaattttttgaaataaagagTTGTATCATTTATAAATAGAAAGATTTCAACCTCATTTACTTTAAGCTTATTAAAGATCAAAGGACAaacctttcttttgttttgtgtTTTTATTCATTATATCTAATCTTTTCATTAGTTGATGATATCCAATGGTTCTTAGCAATGTTTTTAAACCTATTCATAATTCTATTCTAGTTATACAAATGTTATATTGCAATTCAAATTAAGCGagatatataaaattcaaatttggAACTTGGTTAGCAATATTTGACCATATAATCATCAAAAAAAGATCTTTGAGTTGCATATTTATTTACCATTTGTTTTTCTTGAAGTTTGTGGCATGAACTTTCCAATGATATATGAAAACTTTGTATTAG carries:
- the LOC107893932 gene encoding mitochondrial proton/calcium exchanger protein isoform X2 gives rise to the protein MQHYWLGTKLLWADIRISSRLLVKLASGKGLSRRERQQLTRTTADIFRLVPFAVFIIVPFMEFLLPVFLKLFPNMLPSTFQDKMKEQEALKRRLNARIEYAKFLQDTVKEMAKEIQNSRSGDVKKTAEDLAEFMNKVRTGAGVSNDEILGFAKLFNDELTLDNISRPRLVNMCKYMGISPYGTDAYLRYMLRKRLQEIKNDDKMIQAEGVESLSEAELRQACRERGLLGLLSVEEMRQQLCDWLDLSLNHSVPSSLLILSRAFTVSGKVRPEEAVQATLSSLPDEVVDTVGVTALPSEDSVSERRRKLEFLEMQEELIKEEEEEEEEEQAKLKESISKQKDVALEELAVSTAKEAQELAKAKTLEKHEQLCELSRALAVLASASSVSWEREEFLRLVKKEVELYNSMVEKEGTEDEEEAKKAYKAAREHSDHTAQKAIGDKVSSALIDRVDAMLQKLEKEIDDVDAKIGDRWRLLDRDYDGKVTPEEVASAAMYLKDTLGKEGIQELISNLSIDREGKILVEDIVKLGGETDDADTAEAGRS
- the LOC107893932 gene encoding mitochondrial proton/calcium exchanger protein isoform X1 → MASRVILRRRSYIFNSPTRLTSLIWGFSSFGHRPSFTSEDSQGSPYVASHPYPSSDFKKVVLPSVLKNELSYFLAAQYHRSNSSGISNSGFLVGNLEFKFPLGVRWFSQSARSALTSTAGKPELGGSSDGKEQQASKKVKEASPEECDQAVEGLSTVKAKAKAKQVQDSTKSGQSLIKKLWAMILGIGPALRAVASMNREDWAKKLRHWKDEFKSTMQHYWLGTKLLWADIRISSRLLVKLASGKGLSRRERQQLTRTTADIFRLVPFAVFIIVPFMEFLLPVFLKLFPNMLPSTFQDKMKEQEALKRRLNARIEYAKFLQDTVKEMAKEIQNSRSGDVKKTAEDLAEFMNKVRTGAGVSNDEILGFAKLFNDELTLDNISRPRLVNMCKYMGISPYGTDAYLRYMLRKRLQEIKNDDKMIQAEGVESLSEAELRQACRERGLLGLLSVEEMRQQLCDWLDLSLNHSVPSSLLILSRAFTVSGKVRPEEAVQATLSSLPDEVVDTVGVTALPSEDSVSERRRKLEFLEMQEELIKEEEEEEEEEQAKLKESISKQKDVALEELAVSTAKEAQELAKAKTLEKHEQLCELSRALAVLASASSVSWEREEFLRLVKKEVELYNSMVEKEGTEDEEEAKKAYKAAREHSDHTAQKAIGDKVSSALIDRVDAMLQKLEKEIDDVDAKIGDRWRLLDRDYDGKVTPEEVASAAMYLKDTLGKEGIQELISNLSIDREGKILVEDIVKLGGETDDADTAEAGRS